From the Salmo trutta chromosome 25, fSalTru1.1, whole genome shotgun sequence genome, the window ATATGAGGACAACAGTATGATAACAAATCTCTTTGCTTTGAACTTGATAGTAGTACTGCAAGATAAGTCTAAAATGGACAGTGGCTTCCCACTACTTGACGCTCTAataatttattttgttttatttactgcatTTATTCTAATAGAAGCTCCTCTATCATTATTAcggatgtttttttattttttacttactcTATTGCAAGACTACATTAGCATAGTTCCACTTAGATTTATGTTGCAAAGCTACAACAGATTGCCTGTGTTTTAACATGCTTGTAAACCAACCTTCCTCATCCAAGGTTTATGTTGATTCAAATGAGGGACAAGGAACGCTGCTATTTAATTGATCAAGTCCACTTATGCAAGTAAACCCTGGCATCTTGGATAGCTGGAGCACATGAAAGCAAAGAAGAACAGGGTTGACATAAAGTAGATAAAATCTCAGCCTTAGTGTTCCTCATGGAACATTGGTGTGGATACCTGATAGCCTCACATTGTCAGGAGCAGAACCCTCACAATCAGCATCAAACTTCCATTTTGTACATTATTATTTTGATAAATAAAATGTTTACATTTCATTTACTTCAGTCTCATTCATGTTACAGTAGTTATTTGGCATTCCTGTTGACTTATTTTTTCTGGATTCTAGACAAGTACTTGACTTTTGGCCCCATTCAGGTGACCCTGACTGACTAGATCAGAACATCTCTAGTCAGGACATTAAAACAGACCCATGTGACATACAGGACCACAGACAGCAGTCCAGCGCAAAGACATCCTCTTATAACCATGTAATACAGTATGTCGTATTGATGTAGGCCTACACACGTACAGTCAGTGAAAGGATGTATCTAACACTAAATATTGCTTTAGTGTTCATTTTCAATTAGATGTTGGAATTTCTCTGTTTATGTTCAAGTCATCAACTCATTGGCCCATATCTGCCAGCTAAGGACAACATCTACTTTACCGTTTCCTGTTCTGCATTCTCCCAATCAATGATGACAATTACAAAAATGGACCAATAAACATTCAAATGACTGAGTCAGATCAAGATGATAATTGTTTTACCATCTGCCTATTTCCTCATTGTGGCGCAGAAACATTTGTTGAGATTCTCTGGGAATCTGTGTTAGCAAGCTAAAGGAATCTGCATAGCAGGTCCAGCTTGTCATTCAGGTTTCTCTTTGCATTAGGACAAGGAGTGTTTGTTTCTGCGCCACAATGAGGAAATAGGCAGATGGTAAAACAATAATCGTCTAGATCTGACTCAGTCATttgactggaacatgttctgggattcttccgatggcattgaggagtacaccacatcagtcactggctttatcaataagtgcatcgaggacgttgtccctacagtgactgtacgtacataccccaaccagaagccatggattacaggcaacgttcgcagtgagctaaagggtagagctgccgctttcaaggtgcgggactctaacccggaagcttacaagaaatcctgctatgccctgcaacgaaccatcaaacaggcaaagcgtcaataaagggctaagattgaatcatactacaccggctccaacgcttgtcttatgtggcagggcttgcaaactattacagactacaaagggaagcacagctgagagctgcccagtgacacgagcctaccagacgagctaaatcacttctatgctcgcttcgaggcaagcaacactgaggcatgcatgagagcatcaactgttccggacgactgtgtgatcacgctctccgtagccaacttgagtaagaccttgaaacaggtcaacattaccaggacgtgtgctccgggcatgtgctgaccaactggcaggtgtcttcactgacattttcaacatgtccctgattgagtctgtaataccaacatgtttcaagcagaccaccatagtccctgtgcccaagaacacaaaggcaacctgcctaaatgactacagacccgtagcactcacgtccgtagccatgaaatgctttgaaaggttggtaatggctcacatcaacaccattatcccagaaaccctagacccactccaatttgcataccgcccaaacagatccacagatgatgcaatctttattgcactccacactgccctttcccacctggacagaaggaacacttatgtgagaatgctattcattgactacagctcagcgttcaacaccatagtaccctcaaagctcatcactaagctaaggatcctgggactaaacacctccctctgcaactggatcctggacttcctgacgggctgcccccaggtggtgagggtaagtagcaacacatctgccacgctgatcctcaacactggagctccacaggggtgcgtgctcagtcccctcctgtactccctgttcacccacgactgcatggccaggcacgactccaacaccatcattaagtttgcagacgacacaacagtggtaggcctgatcacagacaatgacgagacagcctatagggaggaggtcagagacctggctgtgtggtgccagagtaacaacctatcccttaacgtagccaagactaaggagatgattgtggactacaggaaaaggaggaccaagcacgcccccattctcatcgacggggctgtagtggagcaggttgagagcttcaagttcctcggtgtccacatcaacaacaaactagaatggtgcaaacacaccaagacagtcgtgaagagggcacgacaaagcctatttcccctcaggaaactaaaaagatttggcatgggtcctgagatcctcaaaaggttctacagctgcaacattgagagcatcctgactggttaaatcactgcctggtatggcaattgctcggcctctgtccgcaaggcactacaaagagtagtgcgtacggcccagtacatcactggggctaatctgcctgccatccaggacctctacaccaggcggtgtcagaggaaggccctaaaaatctctactaccgcatggcaagtggtaccggagtgccaattctaggacaaaaaggcttctcaacagtttttacccccaagccataaaactcctgaacaggtaatcaaatggctacccagactatttgcattgtgtgccccccccaaccctctttttacgctgctgcttctctctgtttatcatatatgcatagtcactttaactatacattcatgtatatactacctcaattggcccgaccacccagtgctcccgcacattggctaaccgggctatctgcattgtgtcccgccacccgccaacccctcttttacgctactgctactctctgttcatcatatatgcatagtcactttaaccatatctacatatacatactacctcaatcagcctgactaaccggtgtctgtatgtagcctcgctacttttatagcctcgctactgtatatagcctgtctttttactgttgttttatttctttacttacctattgttcacctaacaccttttttgcactattggttagcgcctgtaagtaagcatttcactgtatttggcacacgtgacaaataaactttgatttgatttgcatcaCTTGCTTTCAAGTAAAATTGCAAAATCACAACCTCTCAGACTATATCTCAACCATTAGGGACATACACAAATCCAATGGTTTACAAATATCTCAATGTTACCACCTTTGGTTTTGTAGTGCCTATGAATGAATGTCAAATCCTCAACTAGTCTACTGTTATATAATCACCAGATCCCTAGGTGTCATTTCTTCATCCTAGTGTGATGGGGAGTGTTGTGCTGGTAGACATTTTGGCTACACTGTAGTTGTGTCACAGACACTGGCTGTGTAAATGCACTAGGTTATGTAACCTGTTTTATTAAATATGCATAACACATTCATTAAACATTTTAGTATTTATTTTTTGAAAATACAGCAAAAAAATTTGCTTCCTTATATGAGAGAAACTTTTCAAATTGCTTTAATTCAGAAGTGTAACCTTTTACAATAAATATTTACATTCAATGAGACACCAAAACCAAGAATTaaacagaaaaataaaaacagttcCACTCAAACTGCAGGAATGGCAGACTTTAATTGTCCTAATATGGTTGGCTTGCAAATCCTAAGTGGTTTTCAAGTAAGGATAGTTGGAAGTTTGCTTAAATGGAAATAAACATGACAACAGAATGACTAAATCCTGTGACTTCCTGTCCCATAATAGAAAACAAGATGGTCAATTTGTTGATTCTTATCAATACATGTATTTTCTATTCCACTCTACAAACATCAAGATCTGTTTAGGATACCTACTGCAATACACTGGCAGGACCCATCCCTTTGCCACTGTTACGACAACTGGCTAAACATCAGGATCGACAAATAAGGACAAGGCTGCTTGTACACCAAGCAATTGAAGTACAAGTCAGGCAATCCCTTCATTTAACTTTGTTGTTCATTTAACTTTAAACTATATTAAAACAGCATACTTTATTCTGAATAACGTTTCCATCCATGACTAGTGTATTTGCAATAATCATGTAACACACAAAGGTAGCGGGCAAGGCACCAGGTTTATGTAGGACATGATGAGAATGATAAGGCACCATTTGAGCAAGGCTTTCCAACTATTTCGATTTCTTCATTTATAAGTGAGGTAATTGACTTATATCAAATAATGGAACACACACAGTTCTTACAACCGTTCTTATCTACAGCTAAATCAAAGTATATTACACCATGGTGGCACAGGTGTGTGTTGCCTTAGTAATGCCTTTTAGCCTTGTCTGTAGGCATCCCTCGTGACATCCCTCTTCTAGGCCTTTGTGGAGCCAGGTTCAGAGTTTGCAGGTGGCCTGGGCCAGGTTCAGAGTTTGCAGGTGGCCTGGGCCACTTTCGAGCTGGTCTTTTTGTTCAGGGAACGACAGATAAAAGCTCCAGCATCCATCAGCTTTGGCAGGTCCACTccctgagacagagggagaggaaggacagAGTCACACACAAACAGGGAACTCATTGTGTGCATTGACCAGTTTAAAAAAAGATAACTGGTTCTCCTACAGATCAAAACCCTTTGTGTCGAAGTAAACCCTGATGACAATGATGCTTTCGATACAGTTAGAGTAGAACACTATCTCGTAACAGTTTGCCAGATTCCATTGAACTGAGAGAGGAAGTGGGAGACCGgtaaaaagagagggaagaggtgaATTCTCACCGTCTGAATGCCAAGTCCGTGCAGCATGTACACCACATCTTCTGTGGCCACATTCCCAGAAGCCCCTTGTGCATATGGACACCCGCCAAGGCCAGCCACTGACGAGTCCACAACACTGATGCCCATCTGCAAAAAGCATCTTCATCAAATGCATGCCAGTAGAATTCCAGTACTATTCATACAGCAATCAGAGGAGTCCTCTATATTGCACTCAGCTTCAGGTCTATGGTCAGAGTCGATATTCACGTCATAACAAGGAATTCCCCACGACCACACCCAGAAATTGTGGAAAACATACCCCCATTGTAAAAGAGCCAACTTCATTgcagatttttttgttatttgttgtTCAATGTACAGTGCATGTAACCAGGAAAGAAAATCCAGACCTACGGTTTGCAATGCTCCCAAATAGGGAAATAGAGCCAgcgagaagagccctgtggcttcaggctatatTCGGGTTGGGAGAGTAGGAAATGTAGGGACCcggtgtccaagtaggctacacgTACACTACTGGTTAAAAGttttaaaacacctactcattcaagggtttttatttatttttactattttctacattgtagaataatagtgaagacatcaaaactctgaaataacacatatggaataatgtagtaaccaaaaaattgttaaacaaatcaaaatatattttatatttgagattcttcaaagtagccaccctttgccttgatgacagctttgcacactcttggcattctctcaaccagcttcatgaggaagtcacctggaattcaattaacaggtgtgccttcaaatttgtggaatttctttccttcttaatgcatttgagccaatcagttgtgttctgacaaggtaggggttgtatacagaagatagccctatttagtaaaataccaagtccatattatgtcaaggacagatcaaataagcaaagagaaatgacagtccattatttcataaagacatgaaggtcagtctatatggaacatttcaagaactttgaaagtttcttcaagtgctgttataaaaaccatcaagcgctctgacgaaactggctctcatgaggaccgccacgggAATGccagacccagagttacctctgctgcagaggataagttcattagagttaccagtctcagaaattgcagcccaaataaatgcttcagttAAAGTaacacacatcaacatcaactgttcataggagactgtgtgaatcaggccttcatggtcaaattgctgcaaataaaccactacaaaaggacaccaataagaagagacttgcttgggccaagaaacacgagcaatggacattagaccggtggaaatctgtcctttggtctggagtccaaattggagattttagattccaacctctgtgtctttgtgagacgcggtgtgggtgaacggatgctctccgcatgtgtatttcccaccataaagcatggagaaggtggtgttatggtggggtgctttactggtgacactgtctgtgatttatttagtattcaaagcaaatcaaatcaatcaaatcaaatttgtttatatagcccgtacttacatcagctgatatctcaaagtgctgtacagaaacccagcctaaaaccccaaacagcaagcaatgcatgtgaaagaagcacggtggctaggaaaaactccctaggaaaaactccctagaaaggccaaaaacctaggaagaaacctaaagaggaaccaggctatgaggggtggcctcataaaacccttgaatgagtaggtgttctaaaactctTGACAGGTAGTGTAGttatgtgtgtggaaaacatttcatcacaggtaagacatttaacttAAGTATAGTCTGTAACTCTACTCACTCTTGTctatttgtttgtgttgttgggcttggctagcttaatgttctTGTTGGTAGCAAGCTAGCACCTGCGTGGCTGCTACGCCATCATTAAAAGGGGCATAAGAGAAGCCCTACAACATTACGTTTTTCTAAGACGTGAGAACGCTCTagagcaggcaatgttgaaaagtaatctttagacatgTCGTACctttcttaaatgtagttttgcaattgactaaaacaagcagaaaacaagaaaattacctttgaaaaaagtcacatttttttgctgtgagccaatggggtaaACACGGGTTGGTATCCCCCAAGGCGAGCGGGGCCACGATGTTCTATCTAATGCCAACTGGAACTATACAGTACCTGCAGGGCAATGAGAATGTTGGCCAGGGCCTGACCGTAGGTGTCATGGCAGTGGACTGCCAGAGCGTTGACGGGCACCTCCCTGCTCACCGCCTGCAGCATCTCAGTCATGCCACCTGGTGTGCCCACGCCTATGGTGTCACCCAGAGATATCTCATAGCAACCCATGGAGTACAGACGCTTGGCTACCTGCATTAAAGATTTAGTTACAAGTGAAATCCTCAAGCAGGTTTAAAGTTCTATAACAATGTTCAATTAAATCTATTTGGAGGATAATGACATTTATAAAGGGAAGATGAGATATTTCTCAGTGAAAAGGGAAAGAATGCTGGGCTTGGTCTGAGTCAGAGGAACTCACCTGAGCCACTTTGTCTGGTGACACCTTGCCCTCATATGGGCATCCCAGCACACATGACACATACCTGAGGGAACAGAGCAAGGACATGAGACTGATACCCTGAAGTCAAACAACCTGACGTCTTAAGAGGAATGTGGCCAACCCTACAGAACTACAGAATGTGACCAACCCTACAGAACTACAGAATGTGACCAACCCTACAGATTTTCTCCATTGACAATCATTGCTCCTAATTTTCTACCTCAGCTTCTTCGTCCGTCTGTCAGTCCGTCTTACCCTCTGACTGGCACGCCGGCCTCTTTGGCTGCTTTGGTGacctcctcaaagcgctgcaggcTCTCATCCACAGAGCAGTTTATGTTCTTCTTACTGAACAGCTCTGAGGCTGCACCAAATATGGCCACCTCTGCTGCTCCTGCCTTCACCTGGGAAAACAAACAGCAACACACTTGCTCAATACCTACAGTATAAAATAGGACACTGATTTTACAACAGTGTATGATGACACTTAATGGAATTCATTAGTTATTCTAACTTCTTGCTTTTTAAGTAATTTGTGTATAGATATGATATTGAGGTGACATAAGCAGAGTGGCATGGAGCCCAGGTAGGAACTTACAGCTGCCAGGAAGCCCTTGAGGTTGGGGGTCAGAACAGGGTAGGATACACCTGGCCTTCTGTGGATCCCCATCATCACCTCCACCTGGTCTGCCATCTGCCAATCAGGGGGGAAAAGACACCAAAGATGAtggataaatgaagatgtccCACTCAGGCCATTTACCATCTAAAACAAATTGTAAGTTCTGTCTGCTTAACGGGGTAgctctcccatagacaccaatgcatcggcagctgggtctggtctgcttagttcattgactgtatatgAACTCGAAGAAATGATGGAGTGTgatgtctcgcttcctcttccgtctctgaGGACACATCACAAACGATGCAATGGAGACGTCGCTAAGCCCCGTCACCCTTGGTTATTGTTACAACCTTGGACAACATTTTTCCGGGAAGTCAAATACATCCACTGGCAAAATCCCCTCACAATGATCTCAAACTGTGTTTCTAATACACAATTAAACACACTATTtggtatttattaaggatccccactcttcctggggtccagcaacattaaggcagttatttacAATTtgaaatattacatgacattacatttcataacactttacccaatacatttagtgtgttccctcaggccacttgCTAATCAGGAAACTCTTAGAGTATGTTGTGGAGGACTGTCATTACAATTGCTTCACGGGAACCTGGTAAAATGATGTTTGTAGTGTAGCAAACCACTGAATGGCTCTGAATTCACTGTCATCATGTAGTCAAAGCTACAACCACTTTTGGAACTAACAGCAGATGGGAGTTGTATTCATTACAACTTGGCTAAACATACATTTTGAGAAAATAAGTTATAAAGTGGCTAGCTAGTGTTAGCAACATTTGGTGCTCAATGAGACTGAGAGCTAGCTAAGCAGCTGAGCTAGCAAACAAAGTAACAAATGTATAATTTAGGTTTAGAAAAATACTCCAACAGGCTGTGCATTTCAGGAATCACATTAGCAAGTACTCCTGGTGCACTGCTCAATTACTTAACCATTTACACATTAATTTAAAAagaaaaatctcagtttacatgcAATTTAAACGTGAGCTTGGCtcaggttagctagctaagttatatTCATAATATAGCCAACTCATCTGCTGTCGACATCAGGATATGAACTGAGTGCactagttacagtgccttcagaatgtattcataccccttgaccttttccacaatgttgtgttgtagcctgaattcaaaattgataaaatagttttctacacacaatactccataatgacaaagtaaaaacatgtttttcaaaatgtttgcaaatgtactgaaaataaaatacagaaatatataatttacattagtattcacacccgagtcaatacattgtagaagcacctttggcagcgattacagctttaagtcgtcttgggtatgtctgtatcaccTTTGCACATCGGGATTtaggatttattttttattttctcccGTTCTTCCTGGCAGATtttttcaagctctgttaagttagatgggaaGCAGCGGTGAACAACAACATTCAAGTCTTTCCATgtgattcaagtctgggctttagctgggccactcaaggactttcacattgttgttctgaagccattccagcattgctttgggtgtatgcttggggtcattgtccccATTCTAATGTCATttggactctgaagcaggttctcattgaggatttgcctgtatttggacCATTCATTGTTCTGTCTATTCATGCAAGTCTCCTAGtacctgccactgaaaagcatccccatagcatactgccaccaccatgcttcacggcaGGGGTGGTGTTAgacaggtgatgagctgtgcctggttctccagacatagtgctttgcattcaggccaaaagagTAAAacttttgtctcatcagaccagaatATTTCACCTTATTCTCGCAGTCTTTCACATTCCATTTTGCAAACTTCaggcatgctgtcatgtgcctttttctcaggagtggcttctatctgcccactctcccataaagcctaGATTGGTGAAGTGAGGTAGAGACTTGTCCCTCTGGCAGTTTCTCCAATCTCAGCCAAGGAACCCTGTAGTTCTGTcaagtggtcattgggttcttggtcacctccctgaccaaggtccttcttgcccagtTTGTTCAGACGGCAATCTCTAGGCAAAGTCAGAGTAGTTGCATATTTATTCAATTTCCTAATggtggagaccactgtgctcttggacaTCTTCAACACTATAaacttccccagatatgtgcctcaacacaattctATCGCAgagatctacagacagttccttggacttcatggtatagcttctgctctgacatgcactgtgaacaatttatttctaaatcatgtccaaacaattgaaatggccacaggtggactccaagttgtagtgacctctcaaggatgatcaaaagaaattggatgcacctgaactcaatttggagtgtcatagtaAAAGGGGTGTGAAAATTACCACCAGGGATACACGAAGTCAATATTAAATGAATCATTCTTTATTATCTGCAAGCTGGGGAGGTTCCAAAAATGTAACGCATCAAGTAGTACACGTCTGTCAGGACCTCCCTCGGGGCAGTCTCGTTAGttcttcttgtgtaaatattttctgtctggattttaatgatttgcCAATCTGCTTACAATATGCATGATTTATATTATTCATTATTAACTtttggttcatgcatgtgacCAACAAATACCACATGAGGCTTCTTttccaagctgagaccttgaaactgagatacccCTTTACGCTCTCAAAACAAtattctgggcgtactgccaaattgcttatactgatagtgaggattcctccCAAGCAcaatcaatcagtcacttgcatgaatcC encodes:
- the LOC115162442 gene encoding hydroxymethylglutaryl-CoA lyase, mitochondrial, with translation MAAVMRFVNRSCFGSRMGHQCLSLSRPAAVAKLVQDGASAGKTLPERVKIVEVGPRDGLQNEKTVVPSEVKIHLIDMLSEAGLSVIEATSFVSPKWVPQMADQVEVMMGIHRRPGVSYPVLTPNLKGFLAAVKAGAAEVAIFGAASELFSKKNINCSVDESLQRFEEVTKAAKEAGVPVRGYVSCVLGCPYEGKVSPDKVAQVAKRLYSMGCYEISLGDTIGVGTPGGMTEMLQAVSREVPVNALAVHCHDTYGQALANILIALQMGISVVDSSVAGLGGCPYAQGASGNVATEDVVYMLHGLGIQTGVDLPKLMDAGAFICRSLNKKTSSKVAQATCKL